CGAGCAGACCGTGAAGTTTTTTAAAATGTATCAATTTTTTGGTCTGCCTTCCGAAGATGTAAAATTTGTAGTTCAAGGAATGATGCCAGCGGTGGATATAAAAGGAAAGATGATTTTGGAGAGAAAGAATCAGATCTTTGAAAATCCTAACGGGCATGGAGGAACTATTTTGGCGATAAGAGACAGTCATTATTTAGAAGATATGAAGAGCAGGGGAGTTAAGTATTTATTTTACTTTCAGGTAGATAATGCTTTTTTAAAGATTGCCGACCCTATATTTATTGGGCATCACATCTTAAATAAATCTTCCATGTCAGCTAAGGTAGTGGCTAAAAAATATCCCGAAGAGAAGATTGGCTTAGTAGGTTACATTAATGGAAAGTTAGGGGTAATAGAGTATAGCGAACTTACCAAAGAAGAAGTTTACACTAAAAATGAAGATGGTTCTTTAAAATTTAACGCGGGAAGCCCGGCTATTCATATTTTAAGTATAAGTTTTATTGAAGATATTCTTAATAAGAAAGCTAAGTTAAAATATCATAAAGCTTTTAAAGAGATGCCTTATTTAAACGAAGAGGGTAAAACAGTTACTGCTATCAAACCTAATGGTTATAAATTTGAAACCTTTATCTTTGATCTATTTCCAGAAGCAAAAAATGTTACTTTGATGGAAGTAAGTAGATTTGAAGAATTTTCCCCCTTGAAGAATAAAGAAGGAGAAAATTCGCCTTTAGAAGTTAAGAAGAATTTAACTAAACTTTATGCCAGTTGGATAAAAGATAGCGGTATAAAAATACCCTCGGATAAGGAAGGAAATATTAAAGGCTTTATCGAAGTAAGTCCTTTATATGCCTTAGATCAAGAAGAGTTTGTAAAAAAAGCCAAAGGAAGATCGTTTCAAAGAATTTGGAAGTAGCAAGATTAAGGTAAGTATTTAAGTTAGCTGTAAAGCAGATCTTACTTCAGCCATTGTTTTTTGAGCTACTTGAGAAGCTTCTTCTTTTCCTTTTTCTAATATCTTTTCTATCTCGGAGTGGTTCTTTTCGTAAAATAACCTTCTTTCGTGAATTTCTTTTAAGTCTTCAAGAATAGTTAAAGATAACCATTCTTTACATTTGACACAAGGTAACTTTCCTTCCTTGCATTCTTCTTCAATCTTATATTTTTTAAAATAAGAAGAAAAACTTTGGAATAAAGCAAAGACACTACAAATATCAGGATGCCCTTTATCTGAGATTCTAATTCTAGCTGGATCAGTAATCATGCTCTTTATCTTTTTAACAATCGTCTCTTTCTGGTCACTTAGGTAAAGGCAATTCTGATAACTTTTACTCATTTTTCTTCCATCCGTTCCTACTAATTTTGGAAAGTTAGTCAACATTTGTTGAGGAATAGGAAATACCTTCTGGTATAAGTTATTAAATCTTCTGGCAATTTCTCTAGTTAATTCTATGTGAGGAAGTTGATCTTCGCCTACAGGAATTAAATTACTCTTGTATAATAAAATGTCGGCCGCTTGCAAGACAGGATAACCTAAAAATCCATAA
This bacterium DNA region includes the following protein-coding sequences:
- the trpS gene encoding tryptophan--tRNA ligase, giving the protein MANKDLVLSGMRPTGRLHLGNLLGALKMWVELQDKYHCFYMVADWHALTTNYEHRQEIKENILQMVIDWLSVGISPEKSVIFRQSQVLEHAELCLLLSNITPLPWLFRNPTYKEQIRELKKEDIFTYGFLGYPVLQAADILLYKSNLIPVGEDQLPHIELTREIARRFNNLYQKVFPIPQQMLTNFPKLVGTDGRKMSKSYQNCLYLSDQKETIVKKIKSMITDPARIRISDKGHPDICSVFALFQSFSSYFKKYKIEEECKEGKLPCVKCKEWLSLTILEDLKEIHERRLFYEKNHSEIEKILEKGKEEASQVAQKTMAEVRSALQLT
- a CDS encoding UDPGP type 1 family protein, whose product is MLKVKDETFQKQISLLYKYQQEHLLKWWEELNEVEKEEFSNQILKIDLPLIDELIKEHLLKPEKEDVFEKKELLPPEIIPVPITGEDLDKEREAKTIGELALKNGEVGCFLVAGGQSTRLGYDAPKGIYPIGPVTDRTLFQIHAEKIKALSERYSVKIPWYIMTSKYNHEQTVKFFKMYQFFGLPSEDVKFVVQGMMPAVDIKGKMILERKNQIFENPNGHGGTILAIRDSHYLEDMKSRGVKYLFYFQVDNAFLKIADPIFIGHHILNKSSMSAKVVAKKYPEEKIGLVGYINGKLGVIEYSELTKEEVYTKNEDGSLKFNAGSPAIHILSISFIEDILNKKAKLKYHKAFKEMPYLNEEGKTVTAIKPNGYKFETFIFDLFPEAKNVTLMEVSRFEEFSPLKNKEGENSPLEVKKNLTKLYASWIKDSGIKIPSDKEGNIKGFIEVSPLYALDQEEFVKKAKGRSFQRIWK